TTTTAGGATATTTGGACTAGGCATTtagggattttttttacatagtggcaacatcgccatctaaaaggcgttttgcactaagtaacaataaaaaaattgttttttttttttgtaaatggctttaactctgaaattaggcgaCTTCCAAAAAAGTTTgtaggacattttagtctttaaataataaaaatggggccagtacagcggtgtcacacacacgaattcgagccaatcgtgcagtctaacgccacaacgcgatttggttgatgagttcgcatcacgcgtgcgattggtcgcaactagttgcgttagactgatAGAACAATTGGCTCGATTCGTGAGTGATACCACTGAAGTACCACAAAAAGCCCGTCCTCAGATAAATGCCAATatggaccctgcctatgaagcctgggttcgaatcccggtaagggcatttattcgtgtgatgagcacggatatttcttccttagtcgtgggtgttttctatatgtaaatatatgagtatttatttataaattatatttaccgTTGTCTGAGAAATCGCAACTTGGGAAAAACGATTCCCGAAAATACCATCCGTTGTGATATGGTTttaatcaatataaaaacttttaGAGTTAGACCAGGCTACGtttgcagtgattttgatagcccagagaCCGTGCAAGTGTTctttaaacgtcataaattcatagaaatatcagtctgggctatcaatatcgctgccaacttagcttggtctaactctagagCTTAATTAATCAGTGGCACATTTTACAAAAGAAGATATCTGATCTGTTTTTAGGCCACATTATGTTAATAGTACTTAAATTTGTTCTACAGTAAAACTGATCTCCTCAAAAGAGACAGAAGAAAAAGTCCGCGCAGAACTCGACAAGGCACCAGATAAAAAAGACGTCGGCTTCCAGCAATTCAGGAACACAGTGTTCCAGGTGGTGGAGGAACAGAAGAAGGCGTTTGCGGAGATGGAAGCAGCGGTGAAGGAGCAGGGGGGGAGGTTGGTAGCGGCGTTCCAGGCGGGGACTAGTGCTGCACAAGAGGCGCTGAGGAGGCATGACAAGACGACAGGAAAATAGTCTTTATAGAATAGTCTAAAAGTTTCAATGGATGACGCTCCAGATCTTAAAAACTACCTATTCATACATCATGCGCCGATGGAAAGGAAATGGGCTTTGGGAAGCAAGTACAGTAAGACAAACATACAGCTAAAGAACGCTCTAAgaagctaaaaataaaactgagcTGAAAGGATAAGGACAAATAAGATTAATAACACAAGCA
The DNA window shown above is from Cydia pomonella isolate Wapato2018A chromosome 28, ilCydPomo1, whole genome shotgun sequence and carries:
- the LOC133532856 gene encoding uncharacterized protein LOC133532856, encoding MEMFNQLQGESQKMLQELKKWTADSGAELAAVYGTMKKTGKNSVDGIVQWMKDVKLISSKETEEKVRAELDKAPDKKDVGFQQFRNTVFQVVEEQKKAFAEMEAAVKEQGGRLVAAFQAGTSAAQEALRRHDKTTGK